The genomic DNA TATCCAAAGTCAAGGAATTGCTACACCTTTGAGTCCTGAACCAATTTCCACTACTTACGTACATGAAGGTAGTGGAGGTATTCCGATTTTATTAGTGCATGGTTTTGATAGTTCGGTGTTGGAGTTTCGCCGACTTATACCTTTGTTAGCAGAAAAAAATCAGGTTTGGGCAGTGGATTTGCTGGGCTTTGGTTTTACAGATAGACAGCCAGATGTAGCTTATAATCCTTTGGCCATTAAAACCCATTTATACTATTTTTGGAAAACCCTAATTAACCAACCAGTAATTTTGGTAGGTGCTTCTATGGGTGGTGCGGCAGTAATTGATTTTACTCTTACATACCCGGAAGTAGTGCAAAAACTTATTTTAATTGATAGTGCAGGGTTAAAAGGTGGTTCGGCGTTAAGTAAATTGATGTTGCCCCAATTATATAATTTAGCAGCAGAATTTTTACGTAATTCCAAGGTAAGGGAGCGTATTTGTCGTTCTGCGTATTATGACAAATCTTTGGTTTCCCCAGATGGGTTACTTTGTGCAGAGTTACATCTAAAAATGCCTGACTGGGATAAATCTTTAATTGCTTTTACTAAAAGCGGTGGTTACTCAGCTTATCAATTAAAACAATTAGCAAATATTCAACAACCTACCCTAATTTTGTGGGGTGATCATGACAAAATTCTCGGAACTAAGGATGCGCCAAAATTTCACAAAGCAATCCCCCAAAGTCAACTAATTTGGATTAAAGATTGTGGACATATTCCCCATGTGGAAAAAGCGGAAATTACAGCACAATACATTAACTCAGTGCTGAGTTAATATTTTTAGTTATCCTGTCGTCTAACGGCGAGTATTAAATCAAGAATCCCCGTATTTCTAAGTCGGGAAATGTTAATTTTGTCATAATTATAATTCTAAATCCGATGAGAATTGCCATTATTGGATGTGGTTATGTTGCTGATCAGTATCTAAACAACATCAAATCCCATCCCGAATTTATTGTTCAGGGAGCTTTTGATCAGAATCCCCATCGAAGAGATGAGTTTTGTCAGTATTTCTCTCTCCAGGCTTATCCAACATTAGAAGCGGTGATGGCGGACTCATCAGTGGAAATGATCCTGAACCTGACCAATCCTAGAAGTCATTTCTCTGTGTCTGCTGCTGCTATTAACGCCAATAAACACGTTTATACTGAGAAACCGCTGGGAATGGATATGAAGGAAGCACGTCTTCTCATAGATATGGCCAGAGAAAAAAATGTCAGACTGGGTTGCGCTCCCTGTAGTGTATTAAGTGACACAGCCCAAACCCTTTGGAAAGCTATCAGAGAGGGGGCTATTGGCAAAGTGCGATTAGTTTATGCCAACTTCGACGATGGCATGATTGCTCCCAAGATGAAACCTTGGTCATGGCAAACTAAATCCGGGGCTTATTGGCCTGCCAAGGATGAATTTGAAATAGGTTGTACCTATGAACACGCAGGTTACTTTCTCACCTGGTTGGCTGCCTTTTTTGGACCAGCACAAAGAGTAACAGCATTTTCTTCTTGCCAAATACCAGATAAGGGAATTCCAGTTGATCAGATGGCACCAGATTTTTCCGTTGGCTGTCTTGAGTATAATGACGGTGTTGTTGCCAGAGTGACGGCGGGATTAGTTGCTCCTAAGGATAAATCTCTCACGGTGATTGGGGATGATGGAGTTCTCTTTGTTCCTTATTTACGTAATGATCAAGAATCTGTGTTAATTCACAGAGATACCGATTATGAAAATCTTCAACTTGTCGAGCGGCTACAAATTAAGATCCAGGCAAAGCTGGAGTATGCAGCCAAACGCTTGAAAATACCAACTGGTAACTTGGGTTATTATCAACGGTATCCAATGCTTAAAGGTAAATCATTTCAGCCTGCTGGGTCGCTCAAGTTTGTTGATTTCTTCCGAGGTCCACAGGATATGTTGGATGCAATCAAGAATAATCAACCCCATCGTCTATCTGGCGAGTTAGGACTTCATATTGTTGAATTGATTGAATGTCTCCAATATCCGCAAAAATTTAACTATCACAAAGAAATTGAAACCACTTTTCCCGCTATTGAGCCTTTGATATAAAGTTGTTTTCGGTGACTATGATGATTTGGCGTTGCTGATTAAGAGTATGATTTTTTTTCACGCAGAGGCGCGGAGAGTAAGAGTTTCATTTTTTGATTTTTCAATTTCATACTTCAATTCAGCACCGCTGATGATTTAATTTTGTCCAGCAGTTGATGAATTAATAGTGATTCATTGAGAGGCATGACTGGACTTTCTTTTAACCCTAAACGCAAACAACGCATGGTTTCTTCGGCTTCTCTGATCAGGCCGATGCTGGCAGGATTGGTAGATTGTGGTAATAAACTGGTGATGGGTTTGGCTATCCTTGTTAACTTCCGGCCAATTCGCTGTGTTAATCCCATTCTTGGACTTTTGTTGCTCAACACCCGCATATCTGTTGCATCTATAAATGGTGATGGGATGTAAATACTTCCATCTGTACCAAAAATATGAACATCATTAGAGTTTGTGGTGTTGATACTGATACTGATAGAAACAGTATGATGTGGATAAATGAGGATTACTGCACAATTAACATCAACTCCTGCATCTGTGCAAATTAACTGACATTGATAATTTTGCGGTTCACCAAATAAGAAGAAAGCTAGGCTCAGAGCATAACAGCCAAAACCAAGCATTGCCCCATGTCCATCTTCTGGTTGTCCTAGCTTTGATAAATCCTTTTGGTAGCCGATTCCTATGTTCACGGAACAGACTTTTCCAATATGCTGATCTTGAATCAGTTTTCTGCATTCTTGGATAAACGGATTAAACCGCATCCACATCGCTTCCATACAAAATAGACCACAAGAGCGGGCTTTTTCTACTACTTGGGATGCTTCTTCCCATGAACGAGTAAATGGTTTTTCGCAAAGAATAGCTTTGCCGCTATTTAGGGCTTGGAGGCAGTG from Okeanomitos corallinicola TIOX110 includes the following:
- a CDS encoding alpha/beta hydrolase, which codes for MFPSFLPAAVGGLTEPTSIALAQSIQSQGIATPLSPEPISTTYVHEGSGGIPILLVHGFDSSVLEFRRLIPLLAEKNQVWAVDLLGFGFTDRQPDVAYNPLAIKTHLYYFWKTLINQPVILVGASMGGAAVIDFTLTYPEVVQKLILIDSAGLKGGSALSKLMLPQLYNLAAEFLRNSKVRERICRSAYYDKSLVSPDGLLCAELHLKMPDWDKSLIAFTKSGGYSAYQLKQLANIQQPTLILWGDHDKILGTKDAPKFHKAIPQSQLIWIKDCGHIPHVEKAEITAQYINSVLS
- a CDS encoding Gfo/Idh/MocA family oxidoreductase, whose amino-acid sequence is MRIAIIGCGYVADQYLNNIKSHPEFIVQGAFDQNPHRRDEFCQYFSLQAYPTLEAVMADSSVEMILNLTNPRSHFSVSAAAINANKHVYTEKPLGMDMKEARLLIDMAREKNVRLGCAPCSVLSDTAQTLWKAIREGAIGKVRLVYANFDDGMIAPKMKPWSWQTKSGAYWPAKDEFEIGCTYEHAGYFLTWLAAFFGPAQRVTAFSSCQIPDKGIPVDQMAPDFSVGCLEYNDGVVARVTAGLVAPKDKSLTVIGDDGVLFVPYLRNDQESVLIHRDTDYENLQLVERLQIKIQAKLEYAAKRLKIPTGNLGYYQRYPMLKGKSFQPAGSLKFVDFFRGPQDMLDAIKNNQPHRLSGELGLHIVELIECLQYPQKFNYHKEIETTFPAIEPLI
- a CDS encoding Gfo/Idh/MocA family oxidoreductase, translated to MNSDIQNIRWGILGTGKIAQNFACSLAEINSAVKQSVVSRNPDHAVWFSQKFGFTHAHRTLDEFFNDPEIDVIYIATPTNLHYEHCLQALNSGKAILCEKPFTRSWEEASQVVEKARSCGLFCMEAMWMRFNPFIQECRKLIQDQHIGKVCSVNIGIGYQKDLSKLGQPEDGHGAMLGFGCYALSLAFFLFGEPQNYQCQLICTDAGVDVNCAVILIYPHHTVSISISINTTNSNDVHIFGTDGSIYIPSPFIDATDMRVLSNKSPRMGLTQRIGRKLTRIAKPITSLLPQSTNPASIGLIREAEETMRCLRLGLKESPVMPLNESLLIHQLLDKIKSSAVLN